In a single window of the Vallitalea longa genome:
- the cobK gene encoding precorrin-6A reductase, with amino-acid sequence MILILGGTSESIIIANMIRKISTGLVLSTATEYGKEVARKNFEGSIICGKKDESELKTYCINNNIGLIVDATHPYAKLVSENAISISKSLGIKYIRYERPLIKKDEEKYVYCYSYEEAGKMINRLQGNVLITTGSKDIEHILQEIKDKNRAFIRILPQSGNIEKLEKLNVLPDQIIAMKGPFAKDLNIAMLKNYNCKILVTKESGSQGMLEEKLQAAEDCNAKVIIIGRPKIDYPKVFIDIDNLINYINDIT; translated from the coding sequence ATGATTCTGATATTAGGTGGAACAAGTGAAAGTATCATAATAGCCAATATGATCAGAAAAATTTCAACTGGTCTAGTTCTCAGTACTGCAACAGAATACGGAAAAGAAGTTGCAAGAAAGAATTTTGAGGGTTCTATTATATGTGGAAAAAAAGATGAGAGTGAATTAAAAACTTATTGTATCAATAACAATATTGGTTTAATTGTTGATGCAACTCATCCATATGCAAAATTAGTCTCTGAGAATGCAATCAGTATCAGTAAATCTCTAGGGATTAAATATATACGTTATGAAAGACCATTGATAAAAAAAGATGAAGAAAAGTACGTTTATTGTTATTCCTATGAAGAAGCCGGAAAAATGATTAACAGACTTCAAGGTAATGTACTGATAACAACTGGGAGTAAAGATATTGAGCATATTTTACAAGAGATTAAAGATAAAAATAGAGCTTTTATAAGAATATTACCTCAATCTGGTAATATAGAAAAGTTAGAAAAGCTTAATGTCTTACCTGACCAGATTATAGCTATGAAAGGACCTTTTGCAAAAGATTTGAATATAGCTATGTTGAAAAATTATAATTGCAAGATATTAGTAACTAAGGAAAGCGGTAGTCAGGGTATGTTAGAAGAAAAACTCCAAGCAGCTGAGGATTGTAATGCTAAAGTTATAATAATTGGTAGACCTAAAATTGATTATCCAAAAGTATTCATTGATATTGATAATCTAATTAATTATATAAACGATATAACCTGA
- the cobJ gene encoding precorrin-3B C(17)-methyltransferase: MKGQIFVIGIGPGQLENMTLKAMDIIKSCDVIAGYKVYIEQINKLLDNKKVISKGMGKEIDRCEMAIEEALQGRKVGIVCSGDGGLYGMAGLLIELVHTKQLENYIEIEVVSGVTAAISCGALLGAPIVEDFCTISLSDYMTPYEKILNRVDMASKADFVIALYNPRSSKRPDYLDEAIRIIRKERDDNTPVGIIRMAYRKEQEIIRTDISHIKTEEIDMFCTVIIGNKQTKWLNDYMVTSRGYKI, encoded by the coding sequence ATGAAAGGTCAGATTTTTGTAATAGGTATTGGACCTGGGCAATTAGAAAATATGACATTAAAAGCTATGGATATAATCAAATCATGTGATGTTATAGCAGGTTATAAGGTTTACATAGAGCAGATAAACAAGTTGCTGGATAACAAAAAAGTCATAAGCAAAGGTATGGGAAAAGAAATTGACCGATGTGAAATGGCTATAGAAGAGGCATTACAAGGTAGGAAAGTAGGTATAGTCTGTAGTGGAGATGGTGGATTATACGGCATGGCCGGATTATTAATAGAACTGGTACATACTAAACAATTGGAAAATTACATAGAAATAGAAGTCGTATCTGGTGTAACAGCGGCTATTTCATGTGGAGCATTACTTGGGGCACCTATTGTGGAAGATTTCTGTACAATTAGTCTTAGTGATTATATGACACCTTATGAAAAAATATTAAATAGAGTTGATATGGCATCAAAAGCAGATTTTGTTATAGCTCTTTATAATCCTAGAAGTTCCAAGAGACCAGATTATCTAGATGAAGCCATAAGAATCATTAGAAAAGAGAGAGACGATAATACTCCAGTTGGTATTATCAGAATGGCTTATAGAAAAGAACAAGAGATCATTAGAACTGATATATCACATATTAAAACAGAAGAAATTGATATGTTCTGTACAGTAATCATAGGTAATAAACAGACAAAATGGTTAAATGATTATATGGTCACATCAAGAGGGTATAAAATATGA
- the cobM gene encoding precorrin-4 C(11)-methyltransferase, with translation MILFVGAGPGDVELITVKGMKALNEADCVIYAGSLVNPKLIDTYCKEDVIIYNSAKMDLDEVIEVMVSMEKDNKKVVRLHTGDPSIYGAIREQMDRLIQHKIEFDVIPGVSSFVAAASRLKEEFTLPDVSQTIIITRLPGRTGHGEGGKLEELAKHKASMAIFLSVQSIGDVIGKLKKSYDEKTPVAVVYKATWEDEKIVRGTLVDIEDKVKKANITRFAQILIGDFMSDEYSLSKLYDKGFSHMYRTAVSSEER, from the coding sequence ATGATTTTATTTGTTGGAGCAGGACCAGGAGATGTTGAATTAATTACTGTTAAGGGAATGAAGGCTCTAAATGAAGCCGATTGTGTTATATATGCTGGATCTTTAGTAAATCCTAAATTGATTGATACTTATTGTAAAGAAGATGTCATCATATATAATAGCGCTAAGATGGATTTGGATGAAGTTATTGAAGTAATGGTATCAATGGAAAAAGATAATAAAAAAGTTGTTAGATTGCATACAGGAGATCCATCTATTTATGGTGCAATTAGGGAGCAGATGGATAGACTGATACAACATAAAATTGAATTTGATGTAATACCTGGGGTTAGCTCTTTTGTAGCAGCAGCTTCTAGATTAAAAGAAGAATTTACATTACCTGATGTCTCACAGACAATAATTATAACAAGATTACCAGGAAGAACAGGTCATGGTGAAGGTGGTAAACTTGAAGAATTAGCTAAACATAAAGCTTCAATGGCAATATTCTTATCAGTGCAATCTATTGGTGATGTCATAGGAAAACTAAAAAAGAGTTATGATGAAAAAACTCCTGTCGCAGTGGTATATAAAGCAACTTGGGAAGATGAAAAAATAGTTAGAGGAACATTAGTTGATATTGAGGATAAAGTAAAGAAAGCTAATATAACTAGATTTGCTCAAATACTAATAGGTGATTTCATGTCTGATGAATATTCTTTATCTAAACTATATGATAAAGGTTTCAGTCATATGTATAGAACAGCAGTCAGCAGTGAGGAGAGATAG
- the cbiT gene encoding precorrin-6Y C5,15-methyltransferase (decarboxylating) subunit CbiT, producing MDNNRTMFGIPDEEFIRDKVPMTKSEVRAIAISKLRLNPTSRVLDIGCGTGSITVECGLICNQGEVTAIDQKEEAVNITRKNVNKFELNNVNIIEGSAPNDIPKKNYDSIFLGGGSRHIDNIIDFATDHLVPEGVFVANTILIDSTYKILAALEGRFKDIDVAMVQVSKGHKIAGWMMKANNPIYIISARLM from the coding sequence ATGGATAATAATAGAACTATGTTTGGGATACCAGATGAAGAATTCATTAGAGATAAAGTGCCCATGACGAAGTCAGAAGTAAGAGCTATAGCTATATCAAAACTTAGGTTGAATCCAACCTCAAGAGTTTTAGATATCGGATGTGGTACAGGCAGTATAACTGTAGAATGTGGTTTGATATGTAACCAAGGTGAGGTAACGGCTATAGATCAGAAAGAAGAGGCAGTCAATATTACAAGAAAAAATGTTAATAAATTCGAATTAAATAATGTAAATATAATTGAAGGGTCAGCGCCTAATGATATACCTAAGAAAAATTATGATAGTATTTTCCTTGGGGGTGGCAGCAGACATATTGATAATATAATCGACTTTGCAACTGATCATCTAGTACCAGAAGGAGTTTTTGTTGCGAATACTATATTAATAGATAGTACATACAAGATTTTAGCTGCGCTGGAAGGTAGATTTAAAGATATTGATGTTGCAATGGTTCAAGTATCAAAAGGGCATAAGATAGCAGGGTGGATGATGAAGGCTAATAATCCTATATATATAATCTCTGCAAGATTAATGTAG
- the cbiE gene encoding precorrin-6y C5,15-methyltransferase (decarboxylating) subunit CbiE, with the protein MNKVNVVGIGPGHKDYILPMAYKIIEESDVIIGGKRNLDIFESYNKDVYLYNSNLSDMCDFINTNKTRRKLTVIVSGDTGFYSLLDYLQVKIGKEYINVVPGISSYQYLFSKIGKSYKDYGLYSLHGREIKWIEKLKDKKGVFLLTDKKNSPDNIAKQLIEKGLYDIKMIVGENLSYDDEKITIDIPENIMIQQFSALSVVVIENNG; encoded by the coding sequence ATGAATAAAGTAAATGTAGTCGGTATAGGACCAGGACATAAGGATTATATTCTTCCTATGGCTTACAAGATTATAGAAGAGTCAGATGTAATTATTGGAGGAAAAAGGAATCTGGATATTTTTGAATCTTATAATAAAGATGTATATCTATATAATTCTAATCTCTCTGATATGTGTGATTTCATTAATACAAATAAAACCAGAAGAAAGTTGACGGTTATAGTTTCTGGTGATACAGGATTTTATAGTTTGCTTGATTACTTACAAGTTAAGATAGGTAAAGAATATATTAATGTAGTACCGGGTATAAGTTCTTATCAATATCTTTTCAGTAAGATAGGAAAAAGTTATAAAGATTATGGATTATATAGTCTTCATGGTAGAGAGATTAAGTGGATAGAGAAATTGAAAGACAAGAAAGGCGTATTTTTATTAACCGACAAGAAAAATTCTCCTGATAATATTGCAAAACAGTTGATTGAAAAAGGCTTATATGATATCAAAATGATTGTTGGTGAGAATCTTTCTTATGATGATGAAAAGATTACTATAGATATTCCTGAAAACATTATGATACAACAGTTTTCAGCATTAAGTGTGGTGGTGATAGAGAATAATGGATAA
- the cbiD gene encoding cobalt-precorrin-5B (C(1))-methyltransferase CbiD — MQNSRYIYKGCKKLRTGYTTGSCAAAATKAACYMLKNQEKIDSVKIITPKGWNLNLDVHKCKFDEDKASCCIVKDSGDDPDITNGVEIFAEVIKRDDNKINIIGGKGVGIVTKEGLQVPINHYAINPTPLKMITQSVESIMEEIEGVDVIISIPQGEELAKKTFNPKLGIVGGLSVLGTTGIVEPMSEDALKETIFIELKMAIKKNSKYVILVPGNIGEKLLSEYYPIEDVYIVKISNYLGFALEKCAELRFEKIIIAGHIGKLIKPAGGIYYTHSRVSSTRMEILTAYLGMMGMDRENLISIMQCTTTDEATKIIKRTGMEEVFTTLANKAADNCEGYIYGNIEIGVIYFNMTDLLAVSDKVESIIGEIEHE; from the coding sequence TTGCAAAACAGTAGATACATATACAAAGGCTGTAAAAAATTAAGAACAGGATATACGACTGGTTCTTGTGCTGCAGCCGCTACGAAAGCTGCTTGTTATATGTTGAAAAATCAAGAGAAGATTGATTCAGTTAAAATCATCACACCAAAAGGTTGGAATTTAAACTTGGATGTTCATAAATGTAAGTTTGATGAAGATAAAGCATCTTGTTGTATAGTGAAAGATTCTGGTGATGATCCAGATATTACTAATGGTGTTGAAATCTTTGCTGAGGTAATAAAGCGGGATGATAATAAAATCAATATCATTGGAGGTAAAGGAGTGGGTATAGTTACTAAGGAAGGATTACAGGTACCTATTAACCATTATGCCATTAATCCTACACCACTCAAAATGATAACACAGTCAGTTGAAAGTATTATGGAAGAAATAGAAGGGGTGGATGTCATTATTAGTATACCTCAAGGCGAGGAATTGGCTAAAAAGACATTTAATCCAAAATTAGGTATTGTTGGAGGGTTATCCGTCCTTGGAACTACAGGAATAGTAGAACCTATGTCGGAAGATGCATTAAAAGAGACTATTTTCATAGAACTCAAAATGGCTATTAAGAAGAACAGTAAATATGTCATATTGGTACCCGGTAATATTGGTGAGAAATTATTATCCGAATATTATCCTATTGAAGATGTATATATCGTTAAGATAAGTAATTATCTTGGATTTGCATTGGAGAAATGTGCAGAATTAAGATTTGAAAAAATAATAATAGCAGGACATATAGGAAAACTAATCAAACCTGCTGGAGGTATATATTATACTCATAGTAGAGTCAGCTCCACTAGGATGGAGATATTAACTGCTTATCTCGGTATGATGGGTATGGATAGAGAAAATCTCATAAGCATTATGCAGTGTACAACAACTGATGAAGCAACTAAGATTATTAAAAGAACAGGTATGGAAGAAGTCTTCACAACTCTAGCTAACAAAGCAGCGGACAATTGTGAAGGGTATATCTATGGTAATATAGAGATAGGTGTTATTTATTTTAATATGACAGATTTACTAGCGGTAAGTGATAAAGTTGAGTCTATTATAGGAGAGATAGAACATGAATAA
- a CDS encoding precorrin-8X methylmutase, with protein sequence MHDFIKNPGKIEEESFRIIYESMKNTDLTPLRLSIMQRVIHTTTDFIYEDILLFKNQVENIILEAFASGCTIITDTQMIKAGISKKLTEQLGIRIKCLVGSDEAYRISKEKGITRSMAAVDLALEMPGDKVFAVGNAPTALFRLIDQSNKNKIGSVKAVIGVPVGFVGATESKDALWEEDIPSIITKGRKGGSTIAVAIINAVLREAVKKLAKQ encoded by the coding sequence ATGCATGATTTTATAAAAAACCCAGGAAAGATAGAAGAAGAGAGTTTCAGGATTATATATGAGAGCATGAAAAATACAGATCTTACACCATTGAGATTAAGTATTATGCAACGAGTTATCCATACAACGACAGATTTTATATATGAGGACATTTTGTTATTTAAAAACCAAGTTGAGAATATCATATTAGAAGCTTTTGCAAGTGGTTGTACAATTATTACTGATACACAAATGATAAAAGCAGGTATTAGCAAAAAACTTACAGAGCAGTTAGGTATTAGAATTAAGTGTTTAGTGGGATCAGATGAGGCCTATAGAATATCTAAAGAAAAAGGTATTACACGTTCAATGGCAGCAGTAGATTTAGCTCTAGAGATGCCAGGGGATAAAGTCTTTGCTGTAGGAAATGCCCCAACGGCACTTTTTAGACTTATAGATCAAAGTAATAAAAATAAAATTGGTTCAGTAAAAGCGGTAATTGGTGTTCCGGTAGGATTTGTAGGGGCTACTGAATCTAAGGATGCTCTATGGGAAGAAGATATTCCTTCAATAATAACAAAAGGTAGAAAAGGTGGAAGTACTATTGCAGTAGCGATAATTAATGCAGTTCTAAGAGAAGCGGTGAAAAAACTTGCAAAACAGTAG
- a CDS encoding cobyrinate a,c-diamide synthase: protein MTNKTNPRLIISAPHSGTGKTTLTIALMATLCKRGLKVQPYKVGPDYIDPGFHETVTGRPSINIDGWLLEESRNIYLFNKYSKEADINIIEGVMGLYDGYGKEPMLGSTAHISKILKAPVILVMNAKGMSTSAAAIVHGMKTFRDVSLEGVIINIPMSGRHYEILKETIEKNTNVPVIGYLPKLDDVKLESRHLGLIQSSEIEDITAKVNKLAETITSTIDIDKLIEIANNTEMLEDTNILKSNKIYGVHIAVAKDKAFSFHYNENIEMLKGLGAEIHYFSPLQDKLLPEKCDGIYLAGGYPEVFAKELSNNMSLMQDIKEKADENIPIYAECGGYMYLHETITNLESETYRMVGIFKGGAYMKKRLQNFGYVSIKTKGRTPLFDEDTVFRAHEFHRSVVDRTEEEPTYVIGEKGNKIWYCGKLYKNAYGMYPHIYFPAEPSIPEKFLYTASIIKRQKEINNA, encoded by the coding sequence ATGACCAATAAAACAAACCCTAGGCTAATAATATCTGCACCACACAGTGGAACAGGAAAAACAACCCTTACTATAGCATTAATGGCTACATTGTGCAAAAGAGGATTAAAAGTACAACCGTATAAAGTAGGTCCTGATTATATAGATCCAGGATTTCATGAAACGGTGACTGGTAGACCAAGCATTAACATAGATGGATGGCTTCTAGAAGAATCGAGGAATATATATTTATTTAATAAATACAGTAAAGAAGCGGATATAAATATTATTGAAGGAGTAATGGGATTATACGATGGCTATGGAAAAGAGCCTATGCTAGGAAGTACAGCACATATATCTAAGATACTGAAAGCACCAGTTATTTTAGTAATGAATGCAAAAGGTATGTCAACTAGTGCAGCAGCAATAGTGCATGGCATGAAAACTTTTAGAGATGTTTCTTTAGAAGGAGTAATCATCAATATTCCTATGTCAGGAAGACATTATGAAATACTAAAAGAAACTATTGAGAAAAATACTAATGTTCCAGTAATAGGCTATCTACCGAAATTAGATGATGTTAAGTTGGAAAGTAGACATCTAGGATTGATTCAAAGTAGTGAAATAGAGGATATCACTGCCAAGGTGAATAAATTGGCTGAGACTATAACAAGTACCATAGACATTGATAAGTTAATTGAAATAGCCAATAATACAGAAATGTTAGAAGATACAAATATACTAAAATCTAATAAAATTTATGGTGTGCATATTGCAGTGGCAAAGGATAAGGCTTTTTCATTTCATTACAATGAGAATATAGAAATGTTGAAAGGACTAGGAGCTGAAATTCATTATTTTAGTCCATTACAAGATAAGTTATTACCAGAAAAATGTGATGGTATATATTTAGCAGGAGGTTATCCAGAGGTATTTGCTAAGGAATTATCTAATAACATGAGTTTAATGCAAGATATTAAGGAAAAAGCTGATGAGAATATTCCTATATATGCAGAATGTGGTGGTTACATGTATCTTCACGAAACAATAACCAATCTGGAAAGTGAAACTTATAGAATGGTAGGAATATTTAAAGGTGGAGCTTATATGAAAAAAAGACTTCAGAATTTCGGTTATGTTTCTATAAAAACTAAAGGGAGAACCCCTCTATTTGATGAAGATACTGTATTTAGAGCTCACGAATTTCATAGATCAGTGGTTGATAGAACAGAGGAAGAACCTACATATGTCATAGGAGAAAAAGGTAATAAGATATGGTATTGCGGAAAATTGTATAAAAATGCATATGGTATGTACCCTCATATTTATTTTCCAGCTGAACCATCAATACCAGAAAAATTTCTGTATACAGCATCTATAATAAAGAGACAAAAGGAGATAAACAATGCATGA
- a CDS encoding sirohydrochlorin cobaltochelatase, producing MNKKKAIVVTSFGSSYEQARKEQIEPIERLIETTFTDYNVVRAFTSNIILRKLKKENIFINTPEEAIKQLIEEGFEEIIVQPTHIIPGFEYDKIKTIVNILNHNKNVHITLSNPLLYHKNDYKQVIEALKTYIPQVEPDEAVVLMGHGTEHYANASYYYLQYLIENEQLPIFIGTIEDGIESVIKRLKRDKYSKTVLMPFLIVAGDHAHNDMAGDEDDSWKNILSTNNIEVKTITKGLGANEAIRKIYINHLKEAVDNQ from the coding sequence TTGAATAAGAAAAAAGCCATAGTTGTTACAAGTTTTGGGAGTAGTTATGAACAAGCAAGAAAAGAACAAATAGAACCTATAGAAAGATTAATAGAAACAACTTTTACCGATTATAATGTAGTACGTGCATTTACTTCTAATATTATCCTAAGAAAGTTAAAGAAAGAAAATATATTTATTAACACACCTGAAGAAGCCATAAAACAATTGATTGAAGAAGGGTTCGAAGAAATAATTGTTCAACCGACCCACATAATACCAGGTTTTGAATATGATAAGATTAAAACTATCGTTAATATATTGAATCATAATAAGAATGTACATATTACTCTTTCTAACCCTTTACTGTATCATAAAAATGATTATAAACAAGTCATAGAAGCATTGAAAACTTATATTCCACAAGTAGAGCCTGATGAAGCTGTAGTACTGATGGGGCATGGTACAGAACATTATGCTAATGCCAGTTACTATTATTTACAATATCTTATTGAGAATGAACAATTACCCATATTCATAGGAACTATAGAAGATGGTATAGAATCAGTTATAAAAAGGCTGAAAAGAGATAAGTACAGTAAAACAGTCCTTATGCCATTTTTGATAGTTGCAGGAGACCATGCACACAATGACATGGCAGGTGATGAAGATGATTCATGGAAAAATATATTATCGACCAACAACATAGAAGTTAAAACAATAACCAAAGGATTAGGTGCTAATGAAGCTATCAGAAAAATATATATCAATCATCTAAAGGAAGCAGTGGATAATCAATGA
- a CDS encoding ABC transporter substrate-binding protein, whose protein sequence is MKNMKRLAVLLIFILTVTSFTGCSKKEDSSKTTVTDEDNTVDTDKNNNNEKESDTSADTDKEAQKNDSEELPDFIIEDTDTTITYINPMGNEQTVTKNPEKVVVLMNSILDIWYLSGGEAIARVSGSTNVPEAAKDIEDVGKVNAPSVEKILSLEPDLVILSSGRSQHVEMEDILKDNNIEYAYVDVSTNPYDSFIDVLRIFTKITGRDDIYETEIKELEDNVTTICDKVKDEEKPNVVILFGSSKYVKAQLPNGLVGNMVEMLGANNIITDAPVKNSSTVDFSLEKILEEDPDVILVVPMGDLEKVKTRMKEDLESNDAWGTLTAVKEGNIHYLPPELFHYKPNARYPEAFEYLAKILYPQVFEK, encoded by the coding sequence ATGAAAAATATGAAACGATTAGCTGTTCTATTGATATTCATACTAACAGTAACTTCATTTACTGGATGCTCAAAAAAAGAGGATTCTTCCAAAACTACTGTTACTGATGAGGATAATACAGTTGATACCGATAAGAATAATAACAACGAAAAAGAATCTGACACTTCTGCTGACACAGATAAAGAAGCACAAAAAAATGATAGTGAAGAATTACCTGATTTCATAATTGAAGATACTGACACAACCATTACATACATCAATCCTATGGGTAATGAACAAACAGTAACTAAAAACCCAGAAAAAGTTGTTGTTCTTATGAACTCCATATTAGATATATGGTATCTATCAGGTGGAGAAGCCATTGCTAGAGTAAGTGGTTCAACTAATGTACCAGAAGCTGCAAAGGATATTGAAGACGTTGGAAAAGTTAATGCACCTAGCGTTGAAAAAATATTATCTCTAGAACCTGACTTAGTGATATTAAGTTCAGGAAGAAGTCAACATGTAGAAATGGAAGATATATTAAAAGATAATAACATTGAATATGCCTATGTTGACGTAAGCACGAATCCATATGATAGCTTTATCGATGTTTTGAGAATATTTACTAAGATAACAGGTAGAGATGACATCTACGAAACAGAAATCAAAGAATTAGAAGATAACGTAACTACAATATGCGATAAAGTCAAAGATGAAGAAAAACCTAATGTAGTAATATTATTCGGTTCATCAAAATATGTAAAAGCTCAACTTCCTAATGGATTAGTAGGAAATATGGTTGAAATGCTTGGAGCTAATAATATAATTACAGACGCACCTGTTAAAAACAGTTCGACTGTTGATTTTAGTTTAGAAAAAATATTAGAAGAAGATCCTGATGTAATATTAGTAGTTCCTATGGGTGATCTTGAAAAAGTTAAAACTCGTATGAAAGAAGATTTGGAATCCAATGACGCTTGGGGAACTCTTACTGCTGTCAAAGAAGGTAATATACATTATTTACCACCAGAATTATTCCACTACAAGCCTAATGCAAGATATCCTGAAGCATTTGAATATCTAGCTAAAATATTATATCCTCAGGTATTTGAAAAATGA
- a CDS encoding FecCD family ABC transporter permease, with the protein MKKINNRHSFKITIILILVIITILSFLFSISLGALKISIPEILKAIFIDRTGVNRNIIWKVRVPRSLVAGTVGICLSLAGGILQGVMRNPLASPNTIGVSSGAGLGAIFILVIFPSYDFLVTPVAFAFALLTTMLIYILSWKNGIKPLRLILAGIAVSSFLSAWINAILIFFPDRVQNALGFMVGSLAAKTWKDFYALWPYALFGLIVSILLSKKLNILMLGDEIATGLGIKIERLRKIFIALASLLAASAASNVGLLGFVGLIVPHITRLIIGSDYKYLFPASALLGASLLMICDTIARIVMDPIEIPVGIVMSMLGAPFFIFLLRGGLKNRVKN; encoded by the coding sequence ATGAAAAAGATAAATAATAGACATTCATTTAAGATCACCATAATATTAATATTAGTTATCATCACTATATTATCTTTCTTATTCAGCATAAGTCTAGGTGCTCTTAAAATATCTATTCCAGAGATTTTAAAAGCTATATTTATTGATCGTACAGGAGTTAACAGAAACATCATATGGAAAGTTAGAGTTCCAAGATCACTTGTAGCTGGGACTGTAGGTATATGTCTATCCTTGGCTGGAGGCATCTTACAAGGGGTCATGAGAAACCCCTTGGCCTCACCAAACACAATTGGTGTTTCCTCTGGTGCTGGGTTAGGTGCTATTTTCATACTTGTCATATTTCCTTCTTACGACTTTCTTGTTACACCCGTTGCTTTTGCTTTTGCATTATTAACTACTATGTTGATATATATCCTTTCATGGAAAAATGGAATCAAACCTCTAAGACTTATTCTGGCAGGTATAGCTGTATCGTCATTCCTAAGTGCTTGGATCAATGCTATTCTAATATTTTTTCCAGACAGGGTACAAAATGCTCTAGGATTCATGGTGGGCAGTTTAGCTGCTAAGACTTGGAAAGATTTTTATGCTCTATGGCCCTATGCTCTATTTGGATTGATTGTATCTATTCTATTATCCAAGAAATTGAACATACTCATGCTCGGTGACGAAATAGCTACAGGACTCGGAATAAAAATAGAAAGATTAAGAAAAATATTTATTGCATTAGCTTCACTACTTGCAGCAAGCGCAGCGAGTAATGTTGGACTATTAGGATTTGTTGGATTAATTGTACCCCACATAACAAGACTAATTATAGGTTCTGATTATAAGTATCTATTTCCAGCAAGTGCTTTACTTGGAGCATCTCTATTGATGATATGTGATACGATAGCTAGAATTGTAATGGATCCTATAGAAATACCTGTGGGTATTGTAATGTCAATGCTAGGCGCACCATTTTTTATATTCTTATTGAGAGGCGGGCTCAAAAATCGTGTTAAGAACTAA
- a CDS encoding ABC transporter ATP-binding protein, whose amino-acid sequence MLRTNSITINYGKNNIIKDLSLNIKKGSINTMIGTNGCGKSTILKALSRNLKPQYGDVYLNGKSIFQMDTKLLAKDMSILPQSPTAPDDFTVFDLVSYGRYPHLDWTAKLHKEDYDIINWSINLTKLEHLKDRQVTTLSGGERQRAWIAMALCQKPKILLLDEPTTYLDISHQFEVLELVKNLNKSMGLTIVMVLHDLNQAARYSDNIIVIKDGNIYKQGPPQNIITEQILQDVFKLDVRIILDEYNNCPFFIPIMNHQLPNKLTS is encoded by the coding sequence GTGTTAAGAACTAATTCAATAACAATCAATTATGGAAAAAACAATATAATAAAAGACCTTTCTCTTAACATAAAAAAAGGTTCAATAAATACTATGATAGGCACTAATGGTTGTGGAAAGTCAACCATATTAAAAGCTTTATCCAGAAATTTGAAACCTCAATATGGTGATGTGTATCTTAATGGAAAATCAATCTTTCAAATGGATACTAAGCTATTAGCGAAAGATATGTCCATACTGCCTCAATCTCCTACTGCACCAGATGATTTCACCGTATTTGATTTAGTAAGCTACGGAAGATATCCTCACCTAGATTGGACTGCTAAACTTCATAAAGAAGATTATGATATTATAAATTGGTCCATTAATCTAACTAAATTAGAACATCTAAAAGATAGACAAGTCACAACTCTATCAGGTGGAGAACGTCAAAGAGCATGGATTGCCATGGCCCTATGTCAAAAACCCAAAATACTATTACTCGATGAACCAACAACATATCTTGACATAAGTCATCAATTCGAGGTTCTAGAATTAGTTAAAAACCTCAATAAGTCAATGGGTCTAACTATAGTAATGGTACTACACGACCTCAATCAAGCTGCCAGATATTCGGATAATATCATAGTTATAAAAGACGGCAACATATACAAACAAGGTCCTCCCCAAAATATCATCACAGAACAAATACTACAAGACGTATTCAAACTCGACGTAAGAATAATATTAGACGAATACAATAATTGTCCCTTCTTCATCCCCATAATGAACCACCAACTACCCAACAAACTAACCTCATAA